The DNA sequence TTGCAGTACACCCGCAACGAGGCGGAATTGAGGCAGGGCACGTTCCGGGTGCGAGGCGACGTTCTCGACGTGTTTCCCGCCGAGTCCGAGCGGGAAGCGGTCCGCGTGCAGCTCTTCGACGACGAAGTCGAGGAAATCCGCTACTTCGATCCGCTGACCGGCGAAATGGGCCGCCGCGTCCCACGCGTCACCATCTATCCGAAGACGCACTATGTGACGCCGCGCGAGACTCTGGAGGGCGCGGTGGACAAGATCAGGAGGGAACTCAGGGAGCGCCTGACGCTCCTGCGCTCGGAACAGCGGCTGGTCGAGGCGCAACGGCTGGAGCAGCGCACCCTGTTCGACATCGAAATGATGCTCGAGGTCGGCTATTGCACGGGAATCGAGAACTACAGCCGTTACCTGTCCGGCCGGAACGCGGGCGAGCCGCCGCCGTGCCTGTTCGACTACGTGCCGGCCAACGCGCTGCTGTTCGTGGACGAGAGCCACGTGACGCTGCCGCAACTGGGCGGCATGTTCCGCGGTGACCGTTCACGCAAGGAAACGCTCGTGCAGTATGGCTTCCGGCTGCCGTCGGCGCTCGACAACCGCCCCCTTCGGTTCAGGGAATTCGAACGGATCTCGCCGCAGACCATCTACGTTTCGGCGACGCCCGGCCCGTTCGAGCACGAACATTCCGACGCGCTGGTGGAGCAGGTGGTGCGTCCCACCGGTCTGATCGACCCGGGGGTGGAGGTCCGGCCCGCGTCACGCCAGGTCGATGACGTACTGTCCGAGATCGCGCTGCGCGTCGAGCGCAACGAGCGGGTGCTGATCACAACTTTGACCAAGCGCATGGCGGAGGACCTGACCGAGTTCCTCGAGGAGCACGGCGTGCGGGTCCGCTACCTGCATTCCGACATCGACACGGTGGAACGGGTCGAGATCATCCGCGACCTGCGCCTGGGCGCCTTCGATGTGCTGGTGGGCATCAACCTGCTGCGGGAGGGCCTGGATATGCCCGAGGTCTCGCTGGTCGCGATCTTCGACGCCGACAAGGAGGGCTTTCTGCGCTCCGAACGCTCGCTGATCCAGACCATCGGGCGGGCCGCGCGCAATCTGAACGGCATGGCCATTCTGTACGCGGACAAGCGCACCGGGGCGATCCGGGGGGCGCTGGACGAAACCAACCGCCGGCGCGGCAAGCAGCTTGCGTTCAACGAGGAGCGGGGCATCGAGCCGCGCGGCATCCAGAAGGACGTGCCCGACATCATGGAGGGAGCGGTGGTTCGGGGCCGGAGACGCCGCGGGCCGGCGAGGAGGGTGGCCGAACGGGTGTCCGAATACCGGGCGCTGACGCCGGAGCAGGTGATGAGGAAGATCAAGCAACTCGAAAAGCGCATGTACCGGCACGCCCAGGACCTCGAGTTCGAGGAAGCGGCGTCGCTGCGCGACGAAATCATGCTGCTGCGGCGCGACGGCCTGGGCCTGCCGGACTCCGACCGGGCCCAGGCATCCTGAAACGGCTCGGTTTTGCGGCCTCCTTCAAGGCTGCGATCGCGCTTCAGGCTTCCCCGTTTACCGCCTGCTCGATCGCCTTGGCGGCTGCGTCCAGGTTGTGTCCGCGCGAAAGGATCACGCCGTCCCGGTCGATTACGACATAGGTCGGCAGGCCCTTGATATCCCAGGCCATGTCCATTTCGCTGTTGACGCCGACGTGCCAGTGGGACCAGGGCATGGACCGGTCTTCCATGAAGTCGGTCACCGTCTCCAGTTCGGCGTCGAAACTGATTCCGAGAATCTCAAACTGATCCTCGGGATATTTCCCGGCCAGTCCGCGCATTTGCGGCAGCGCCGCGATGCAGGGCCCGCACCAGGTGGCCCAGAAGTCCATCAGCACCACCTGGCCGGCGTACGCCGACAGCGTGTCCTCGGTCCCGTCCAGGCGATTGCCCGTTTCGTCTGCGACCGTCGCACCCACCACGGTGTGGCGAATCCCATGGACGAGCGCGGCTTCCGCGTCGGCCAGCGTTTGGGCCACCTCCTCACCGTCCACCATGGCCGTCTTTACGAAATCCTGATCCTCGACTCCTGCGCTCAGGCTCAATGCCATTTCCAGAGCCTGTTCGCGGCGCGATTGCCGCTCCGCCGCTTCCATCGAAGGCGTGTTCACGCTGTTGACCAGTCCCTTGGCGCCGAAGTAGCGCGCCGTGGCGCGAACAACGGGGTCCTCGGCACCGGACGCCATCTCCGCCATGAACTCGTCGAAGGGCTCGGACTCGGCGCTTGGCCGGGCGTTGTCCATATTCATCAATAACTCCGGCCATTCGTCGAAATCCGGAAAGTGTTCGGCCAGCGCTTGCGCGGCCATAAGCATCCCGAACGGATTCCGGGTGGCGGGATCGATCAGGAAATCGGCCGCGTCGCGGGCATTCTCGTGATCGGGCCCGGCCTCCAGAATGGCCTGTGCGGCCGCCGAAGCCAGCAGGGACTTCGGAGGCGGAATGAAAATGAAGGGTTTGCCCTTGTTGTCGGGCGACCGGAACGCTTCCCTGCGGGCTTCGTCCTCATCCTTCCATGCCTGGAAATCGTCCTTGTATTTCTCGACGACCGACCAGTCCGCGCCGGCGATTCTTTTCAGGGCGGCGTTGCCGAACTCGATATCGCTTGCCTCGGTGGGCGACAAGCCCCGGGTGCTCTCGATCAGGAAGGTCGCGGCGTCCACCGCGTGCTCTCCGTCACCCCAGGCCAACGCCCGGGCAGCGACCACGGCGAGCACGATGTCCGGATGTTCGCCACGCTCCTCCGTGCGACGCCGCTCCTTCTCTTCATCGGAGGCGTCCGAGCGGCTGATCTCGTTGTCCACCGCATGCCAGGCCCGGTCCAGATCGTTATACGCCTGGATCAGCTTCCAGTTTCTGCTGTCAGCCGATTCCGTCGTTTCCACCGTTTCGGCTTGAGTGCCCTGGTTGCCTTCCCCTGCCTCTTCGCAGGCGGAAAGGAACATCACCAGTGCGGCTGTCAGGCCGAGAAGAACCGCTCCCCTTGGTTGATCTGTGGCTATGCTCATCATGGTGAATTCTCCTCGGCATGTACGTCGCGATCCGATTAGAGACTAACATGCATGGT is a window from the Gammaproteobacteria bacterium genome containing:
- the uvrB gene encoding excinuclease ABC subunit UvrB → MKTDRFELQADFQLAGDQPQAVDGLCEGLEAGLARQTLLGVTGSGKTYTLASVVARQQRPALVLAPNKTLAAQLYGEFRDFFPKNRIEYFVSYYDYYQPEAYVPSTDTYIEKDASINQHIEQMRLSATKALMERKDTIVVATVSAIYGLGDPDTYFQMILHLVRGDRVDQRELLRRLADLQYTRNEAELRQGTFRVRGDVLDVFPAESEREAVRVQLFDDEVEEIRYFDPLTGEMGRRVPRVTIYPKTHYVTPRETLEGAVDKIRRELRERLTLLRSEQRLVEAQRLEQRTLFDIEMMLEVGYCTGIENYSRYLSGRNAGEPPPCLFDYVPANALLFVDESHVTLPQLGGMFRGDRSRKETLVQYGFRLPSALDNRPLRFREFERISPQTIYVSATPGPFEHEHSDALVEQVVRPTGLIDPGVEVRPASRQVDDVLSEIALRVERNERVLITTLTKRMAEDLTEFLEEHGVRVRYLHSDIDTVERVEIIRDLRLGAFDVLVGINLLREGLDMPEVSLVAIFDADKEGFLRSERSLIQTIGRAARNLNGMAILYADKRTGAIRGALDETNRRRGKQLAFNEERGIEPRGIQKDVPDIMEGAVVRGRRRRGPARRVAERVSEYRALTPEQVMRKIKQLEKRMYRHAQDLEFEEAASLRDEIMLLRRDGLGLPDSDRAQAS
- a CDS encoding TlpA family protein disulfide reductase — encoded protein: MMSIATDQPRGAVLLGLTAALVMFLSACEEAGEGNQGTQAETVETTESADSRNWKLIQAYNDLDRAWHAVDNEISRSDASDEEKERRRTEERGEHPDIVLAVVAARALAWGDGEHAVDAATFLIESTRGLSPTEASDIEFGNAALKRIAGADWSVVEKYKDDFQAWKDEDEARREAFRSPDNKGKPFIFIPPPKSLLASAAAQAILEAGPDHENARDAADFLIDPATRNPFGMLMAAQALAEHFPDFDEWPELLMNMDNARPSAESEPFDEFMAEMASGAEDPVVRATARYFGAKGLVNSVNTPSMEAAERQSRREQALEMALSLSAGVEDQDFVKTAMVDGEEVAQTLADAEAALVHGIRHTVVGATVADETGNRLDGTEDTLSAYAGQVVLMDFWATWCGPCIAALPQMRGLAGKYPEDQFEILGISFDAELETVTDFMEDRSMPWSHWHVGVNSEMDMAWDIKGLPTYVVIDRDGVILSRGHNLDAAAKAIEQAVNGEA